In Francisella hispaniensis FSC454, a genomic segment contains:
- the rplL gene encoding 50S ribosomal protein L7/L12: protein MAITKEDILNAVAEMSVMDVCDLVKMMEDKFGVSAAAAVAVAAGPVAGPAEAAEEKTEFDVVLVDAGSNKIAAIKAVRGATGLGLKEAKDAVEGTPFTVKEAASKEEAEALKKQLEEAGAKVELK, encoded by the coding sequence ATGGCTATAACAAAAGAAGATATCTTAAATGCTGTTGCTGAAATGAGCGTTATGGATGTGTGTGATTTAGTTAAAATGATGGAAGATAAGTTTGGTGTTTCTGCTGCTGCAGCTGTAGCTGTAGCTGCTGGTCCAGTTGCTGGTCCTGCTGAAGCTGCTGAAGAGAAAACTGAGTTTGACGTTGTTTTAGTTGATGCTGGATCAAATAAAATTGCTGCTATTAAAGCAGTAAGAGGCGCAACTGGTCTAGGTCTTAAAGAAGCTAAAGATGCTGTAGAAGGTACTCCTTTCACAGTTAAAGAAGCTGCTTCTAAAGAAGAAGCTGAAGCTCTTAAAAAGCAACTTGAAGAAGCTGGCGCTAAAGTTGAGCTTAAATAA
- the rplJ gene encoding 50S ribosomal protein L10, whose translation MALRIEDKKAIVAEVAEQVSSALSAAVADYRGLTVNEMTSLRKQARESGVYLRVVRNNLARLAIKGTELECLADALKGPLVLALSKDEPGAAAKLFKNFQKDHNAFEVKNLAMSGELFGPEKLDDFAKLPTREEALATLLNVMQAPVTKFVRTLNEIPSQAVRVFAAVGDSK comes from the coding sequence ATGGCACTTAGAATAGAGGATAAAAAAGCAATTGTTGCTGAAGTTGCTGAACAAGTGTCCTCAGCATTGTCTGCAGCAGTAGCAGACTACCGTGGTTTGACTGTTAATGAAATGACTTCATTAAGAAAACAAGCTCGTGAGTCTGGGGTTTATTTAAGAGTTGTGCGTAACAACTTAGCACGTTTAGCAATTAAAGGAACTGAATTAGAGTGTCTTGCTGATGCTCTTAAAGGTCCTCTTGTTCTTGCTCTTTCTAAGGATGAGCCAGGTGCAGCAGCTAAGCTATTCAAAAACTTTCAAAAAGATCATAATGCTTTTGAAGTTAAGAATTTGGCTATGTCTGGTGAACTGTTTGGTCCTGAAAAGTTAGATGACTTTGCTAAGCTTCCTACTAGGGAAGAGGCACTTGCTACATTACTTAATGTTATGCAAGCACCAGTTACTAAGTTTGTTCGTACTCTTAATGAGATTCCGTCTCAGGCGGTACGAGTATTTGCTGCTGTTGGAGATAGTAAATAA
- the rplA gene encoding 50S ribosomal protein L1 encodes MAKVSKRMKEISAKINAEKKYPVSEAFDLLREVSSVKFVESVDVSVALGVDPRKSDQVVRGASVLPNGTGKTVRVAVFAKGPAADAAKEAGADVVGMEDLADEVKKGNMDFDVVIASPDSMRVVGQLGQILGPKGLMPNPKVGTVTMDVAKAVRDAKAGQVRYRVDKAGIIHTTIGKVNFTSDALKQNLEQLLTDLKKAKPAVSKGVYLKKVSVSSTMGPGINVDFSDLSI; translated from the coding sequence ATGGCTAAAGTTTCAAAAAGAATGAAAGAAATCTCAGCAAAAATTAATGCTGAGAAAAAATATCCAGTATCAGAAGCTTTTGATCTTTTAAGAGAAGTTTCTTCTGTTAAGTTTGTTGAGTCTGTAGATGTGTCTGTAGCTCTTGGTGTGGATCCGCGTAAATCTGATCAAGTTGTAAGAGGAGCTTCAGTTTTACCTAATGGAACTGGTAAAACTGTTAGAGTAGCAGTTTTTGCAAAAGGTCCTGCAGCTGATGCGGCTAAAGAAGCTGGTGCTGATGTTGTTGGTATGGAAGATTTAGCTGATGAAGTTAAAAAAGGTAATATGGATTTTGATGTTGTAATCGCTTCTCCAGATTCTATGAGAGTGGTTGGACAACTGGGTCAAATCCTAGGTCCTAAAGGTCTTATGCCAAACCCTAAAGTTGGTACTGTGACTATGGATGTTGCTAAAGCAGTTAGAGATGCTAAAGCAGGTCAAGTTAGATATAGAGTTGACAAGGCTGGTATAATTCATACTACTATTGGTAAGGTAAACTTTACTAGCGATGCGCTTAAGCAAAACTTAGAGCAGTTATTGACTGATCTGAAAAAAGCTAAGCCAGCAGTATCTAAAGGCGTTTATCTGAAAAAAGTTTCTGTATCTAGTACAATGGGTCCAGGAATAAATGTTGACTTTTCAGATTTGAGCATATAA
- the rplK gene encoding 50S ribosomal protein L11, translating into MAKKKIEAIIKLQVAAGKANPSPPIGPALGQHGVNIMGFCKEFNAKTQGMEAGMPIPVEISVYSDRSFTFEMKTPPASYLIKKAINVKSGSSKPSKEFVGTITRAQLEEIAKVKDPDLTAADLDAAVRIIAGSARSMGVKVEGV; encoded by the coding sequence ATGGCTAAGAAAAAAATAGAAGCTATTATTAAGTTGCAAGTTGCAGCAGGGAAAGCGAATCCTAGTCCGCCAATTGGTCCTGCATTGGGTCAACACGGTGTTAATATTATGGGATTCTGTAAGGAATTTAACGCTAAGACGCAAGGTATGGAGGCAGGTATGCCAATACCGGTAGAAATATCTGTTTATAGTGATCGTAGCTTTACATTTGAAATGAAGACGCCACCTGCTTCTTACTTAATTAAGAAAGCAATTAATGTAAAATCAGGTTCATCAAAGCCTTCTAAAGAGTTTGTTGGAACTATAACTCGTGCGCAATTAGAAGAGATCGCAAAAGTTAAAGATCCTGATCTAACAGCTGCTGATTTAGATGCTGCTGTAAGAATTATTGCTGGTTCTGCTCGTAGTATGGGCGTAAAAGTAGAAGGGGTTTAA
- the nusG gene encoding transcription termination/antitermination protein NusG gives MLWYVVQVHSGYEKRVKAQLEENIEIAGLKNNFGRILVPTENVVEMKGGQKRKSERKYFPGYVLIEADLSTDAWNLVKSVPRVLTVVGSKGKPIPLSKAEVERILGFVEGSKSTVEPRLRKSYHVGEVVRVLEGPFNDFTGVIEEVNYEKSRLRVAVSIFGRSTPVELEFSQVEKES, from the coding sequence ATGCTTTGGTATGTTGTGCAGGTGCACTCAGGTTACGAAAAAAGAGTGAAAGCTCAGCTTGAAGAAAATATTGAGATAGCTGGATTGAAAAATAACTTTGGCAGAATTCTTGTTCCTACTGAAAATGTGGTTGAGATGAAAGGTGGGCAAAAGCGTAAGAGCGAAAGAAAATATTTTCCAGGCTATGTTTTGATCGAGGCTGATTTATCAACTGATGCTTGGAACCTTGTTAAATCGGTTCCACGAGTGCTAACTGTTGTTGGTTCTAAGGGTAAGCCAATACCTTTGAGTAAAGCGGAAGTGGAAAGAATATTAGGTTTTGTTGAAGGAAGCAAATCTACTGTAGAGCCAAGATTAAGAAAATCTTATCACGTTGGTGAAGTTGTTCGAGTCCTGGAAGGACCATTTAATGACTTTACTGGCGTTATTGAAGAAGTTAACTATGAGAAGTCAAGATTAAGAGTGGCAGTATCTATCTTTGGTAGATCTACTCCTGTTGAGCTTGAGTTTTCTCAAGTTGAAAAAGAATCTTAG
- the secE gene encoding preprotein translocase subunit SecE encodes MKKNQGFNNNKVWISGVTKTTEVKKISKTNNLMLWLAVVAIIVVGVAVTMYSDILGDSYSTYNTSLAVIVVLLAVVVARFTNQGRRFWAFFQASKLELAKVVWPTRKETMTISLMVIVVVIIFALIISLFGVIFGNFIQYFLG; translated from the coding sequence GTGAAAAAGAATCAAGGTTTTAATAATAATAAAGTATGGATAAGTGGTGTAACAAAGACCACTGAGGTTAAAAAAATCTCTAAAACTAATAATTTAATGCTATGGTTGGCTGTAGTGGCAATTATTGTTGTAGGCGTTGCTGTCACAATGTATTCGGATATTTTGGGAGATAGCTATAGCACTTATAATACATCTTTGGCTGTTATTGTTGTGTTGCTTGCTGTAGTTGTTGCTAGATTTACAAATCAAGGACGTCGTTTTTGGGCATTTTTCCAGGCTTCTAAGCTTGAATTGGCAAAAGTTGTGTGGCCTACACGTAAAGAGACAATGACTATTTCTCTAATGGTGATAGTTGTGGTAATAATTTTTGCGCTGATAATATCTTTATTTGGTGTTATATTTGGGAATTTTATTCAGTATTTTCTGGGTTAA
- the tuf gene encoding elongation factor Tu, producing MAKEKFERSKPHVNVGTIGHVDHGKTTLTAAITKVMAEKNGGMARKFDEIDSAPEEKARGITINTSHVEYESPNRHYAHVDCPGHADYVKNMITGAAQMDGAILVCSAADGPMPQTREHILLSRQVGVPKIVVFLNKCDMVDDEELLELVEMEVRELLDQYEFPGDDTPVIMGSALKAIEGDEAYVEKIVELVQAMDDYIPAPERDTEKPFILPIEDVFSISGRGTVVTGRIERGVVNVGDEVEVVGIRPTQKTTVTGVEMFRKLLDRGEAGDNVGILVRGLKRDDVERGQVLCKPGSIKPHTKFEAEVYVLSKEEGGRHTPFFKGYRPQFYFRTTDITGAVELPEGVEMVMPGDNVKMTITLINPIAMDEGLRFAIREGGRTVGAGVVAKIIE from the coding sequence ATGGCTAAAGAAAAATTTGAGCGTTCGAAGCCGCATGTAAACGTAGGTACAATTGGTCACGTTGACCACGGTAAAACTACTCTTACAGCAGCTATTACAAAAGTTATGGCTGAGAAGAACGGTGGTATGGCGCGTAAATTTGATGAGATTGATAGTGCACCAGAAGAAAAAGCGCGTGGTATTACTATTAATACTTCTCACGTTGAGTATGAGTCTCCTAATAGACACTATGCTCACGTAGACTGTCCAGGACACGCTGACTATGTTAAGAACATGATTACTGGTGCTGCACAGATGGACGGCGCTATTCTAGTATGTTCTGCTGCAGATGGTCCTATGCCACAAACTCGTGAGCACATTCTGCTTTCTCGTCAGGTTGGTGTACCAAAGATCGTTGTTTTCTTAAACAAGTGTGACATGGTTGATGACGAAGAGTTATTAGAGTTAGTTGAGATGGAAGTTCGTGAGCTTTTAGATCAGTATGAGTTCCCAGGTGATGACACTCCAGTTATTATGGGTTCAGCTCTTAAAGCTATCGAAGGTGATGAAGCATATGTTGAGAAGATTGTTGAGCTAGTTCAAGCTATGGATGACTATATACCTGCTCCTGAGCGTGATACTGAGAAGCCATTTATTCTTCCAATTGAAGATGTGTTCTCAATTTCAGGTCGTGGTACAGTTGTAACAGGGCGTATTGAGCGTGGCGTTGTTAACGTTGGTGATGAAGTTGAAGTTGTTGGTATTCGTCCAACTCAGAAGACTACAGTAACTGGTGTTGAAATGTTCCGTAAGCTTCTAGACAGAGGGGAAGCTGGTGATAACGTTGGTATCCTAGTTCGTGGTCTTAAGAGAGATGACGTTGAGCGTGGACAAGTATTATGTAAGCCAGGTTCAATTAAGCCACATACTAAGTTTGAAGCTGAGGTTTATGTATTATCTAAAGAAGAAGGTGGTAGACATACTCCATTCTTCAAAGGATATAGACCACAATTCTACTTCCGTACTACAGATATTACTGGAGCGGTTGAGCTTCCGGAAGGTGTAGAAATGGTTATGCCTGGCGATAACGTTAAGATGACTATTACACTAATCAACCCAATCGCGATGGATGAGGGTTTACGCTTTGCAATCCGTGAGGGTGGTAGAACAGTAGGTGCTGGTGTTGTAGCTAAAATTATCGAGTAA
- a CDS encoding ATP-dependent DNA helicase, which produces MQKNFLSSERILYLPNGQKIILNQQQLEAVKQIKKFLKSEDYYFLLSGFAGTGKTTVVKKILDEYPKKAIVSAPTRKANAVISQVTATQGYTIHSLLGLQPDINLEDFNPNDPVFGQIKKATIRNYNLIIIDEASMINTALFELIDYEINKSLETKVLFLGDQAQIPPVGDQLSPIFALENSYQLTELMRQASDNPLAPLSQQLRNVNNDLPDFLIKKQTLLSEAAEGILFVNSNEEFREQLIKVFGSIHAKTDPNYAKLIAWRNKTVMQSNRIIRDLVFGDDVKLVEKGDVLTGYRAIKANSKEAFLINNCIDYKVLDVSKRQKNVNGLYGYTVNILEKAKIFKGFEQRNIFVIDSQDENNLYDYAEIHDSLLEIARSDKLWNTYYEFRKNNLLLIDINSYRDGRPRSKNNLIKKDLDYGFAVTAHKAQGSTYSKVFVLLKDIQLNTNISERNQILYVAMTRAKKLSIVL; this is translated from the coding sequence ATGCAAAAAAACTTTCTTTCTTCAGAGAGGATCCTCTATTTACCTAATGGTCAAAAAATAATTCTTAATCAACAGCAATTAGAAGCAGTAAAGCAAATCAAGAAATTTCTTAAAAGTGAAGATTATTATTTTTTATTATCTGGTTTTGCTGGTACTGGAAAGACTACTGTCGTGAAAAAAATTCTTGATGAATATCCTAAAAAGGCTATAGTGTCGGCGCCTACCCGTAAAGCTAATGCTGTTATATCTCAAGTAACAGCTACACAAGGTTATACTATTCATTCGTTGTTAGGTTTACAACCAGATATAAATCTAGAAGATTTTAATCCAAATGATCCGGTGTTTGGACAGATTAAAAAAGCGACTATTCGCAACTATAATCTCATTATAATAGATGAGGCTAGTATGATAAATACAGCACTCTTTGAGCTAATTGACTATGAGATAAATAAATCATTAGAAACAAAAGTGCTCTTTTTGGGAGATCAAGCACAAATACCACCAGTTGGAGACCAGTTAAGTCCAATCTTTGCACTTGAAAACAGTTATCAGTTGACAGAGTTGATGCGTCAGGCAAGTGATAATCCATTAGCGCCACTAAGTCAACAACTTCGCAACGTTAATAACGATTTGCCAGACTTTCTAATCAAAAAGCAAACTCTTTTAAGTGAAGCAGCAGAAGGAATACTTTTTGTAAACTCAAATGAGGAATTTCGTGAGCAATTAATCAAAGTATTTGGTTCTATTCATGCAAAAACTGATCCAAATTATGCTAAGTTAATAGCTTGGCGAAATAAAACTGTGATGCAATCAAATCGCATTATCAGGGATTTGGTGTTTGGTGATGATGTAAAACTTGTTGAGAAGGGAGATGTGTTAACAGGTTATCGAGCGATAAAAGCTAATTCAAAAGAAGCATTTCTGATAAATAATTGCATAGATTATAAAGTTCTCGATGTGTCCAAAAGACAAAAGAATGTAAATGGATTATATGGTTATACAGTAAATATTTTAGAGAAAGCAAAAATATTTAAAGGTTTTGAGCAAAGGAATATTTTTGTAATAGATTCTCAAGATGAAAATAACTTATATGATTATGCAGAAATACATGATAGTTTATTGGAAATTGCCAGGTCAGATAAATTATGGAATACATATTATGAATTTCGTAAAAATAACCTGTTGCTGATTGATATTAATAGCTACCGTGATGGTAGGCCTAGATCTAAAAACAATTTAATCAAAAAAGATCTCGATTATGGTTTTGCAGTTACGGCACATAAGGCACAAGGTTCAACATATAGCAAAGTGTTTGTGTTACTAAAAGATATTCAGCTAAATACAAATATTAGTGAGAGAAATCAGATTCTTTATGTTGCAATGACTAGAGCAAAAAAATTATCAATTGTTTTATAA
- a CDS encoding mechanosensitive ion channel domain-containing protein: MFDQVSNSSSFLINLLVAVVILVIGFWVSKHIKSLVYGLLKEYDKTVSQFLASLVYTIFLVLVVVIALAKIGVPISPITGVLTGVVFGISMSLKTSYNIVASGIMLAFSKPFEIGEIVDIGGTKGTVKSIGFLYTKLDDENGNQIVISNNLVMSKVITRFTQTDK; this comes from the coding sequence ATGTTTGATCAGGTAAGTAATAGTAGTTCATTTCTCATTAATCTCTTGGTTGCGGTTGTTATTTTAGTTATCGGTTTTTGGGTATCTAAACATATAAAGTCTCTTGTGTATGGCTTGTTGAAAGAGTACGACAAAACAGTATCACAATTTTTAGCTAGTCTAGTTTATACAATTTTTTTAGTGCTAGTGGTTGTGATTGCTTTAGCAAAAATAGGGGTGCCGATATCTCCTATTACAGGGGTTCTAACTGGCGTGGTTTTTGGTATCTCAATGTCGCTAAAGACATCTTATAATATCGTTGCCTCTGGTATTATGCTGGCATTTAGTAAACCTTTTGAGATTGGAGAAATTGTTGATATTGGCGGTACCAAAGGTACAGTTAAGTCAATTGGTTTTTTGTATACTAAGCTTGATGATGAGAATGGCAATCAAATTGTAATCTCAAATAATCTTGTCATGTCTAAAGTAATTACTAGATTTACTCAAACAGATAAATAA
- a CDS encoding MIP/aquaporin family protein, which produces MLAACIAELIGTMLLILLGNGVVAGVVLNKTKAHNGGWIVITFAWGLAVFIGVLVAGPISGAHLNPAVTLALALAGKFSWGWVLPFIISQIIGAMLGQLLVWIMYYPHYSATDNPELKLATCCTSPAIKHLPANFASEVIGTFVLILAILTMHGVVLHIGDSSITTTYPVDMGTLGGIPVAFVVVVIGMSLGGTTGYAINPARDFGPRLFHAIMPIQGKGSSQWSYAWVPILGPICGSVIASAFYLLLKIEGVF; this is translated from the coding sequence ATGTTAGCAGCATGTATAGCAGAATTAATAGGTACAATGCTACTTATCCTTTTGGGTAATGGTGTTGTTGCGGGTGTAGTTTTAAATAAGACAAAAGCACATAATGGTGGCTGGATAGTTATTACATTTGCTTGGGGTCTTGCTGTTTTTATTGGTGTGTTAGTGGCGGGACCAATCAGTGGCGCTCACTTGAACCCTGCTGTGACATTGGCTTTAGCTCTTGCGGGCAAGTTTTCATGGGGTTGGGTATTACCATTTATCATAAGTCAGATTATAGGAGCGATGCTTGGTCAACTATTAGTGTGGATTATGTATTATCCTCATTATTCAGCAACTGATAATCCCGAGTTAAAATTAGCGACTTGTTGTACATCACCAGCAATTAAGCATTTACCAGCAAATTTTGCTAGTGAAGTAATAGGGACATTTGTTTTAATTTTAGCTATTTTGACTATGCATGGTGTTGTCTTACATATTGGAGATTCTAGTATAACAACGACTTATCCAGTAGATATGGGCACTCTAGGAGGTATACCAGTAGCATTTGTGGTTGTTGTGATTGGAATGTCCTTAGGCGGGACTACAGGCTATGCAATTAATCCAGCTAGGGATTTTGGTCCAAGACTATTTCATGCTATTATGCCAATACAAGGAAAGGGTTCTTCACAATGGAGTTATGCTTGGGTACCAATACTTGGTCCAATTTGTGGAAGTGTAATTGCCTCAGCTTTTTACCTATTGCTAAAGATAGAGGGAGTTTTTTAG
- a CDS encoding DUF5655 domain-containing protein, translated as MALFKIDKSLEYIKEKPFRLEKEIQALTEENIQIVFGLELVKSEFALNNFRIDSLAFDRDTKSFVIIEYKRDKNFSVIDQGYAYLSLMLNNKADFILEYNEGSEQSLNRKDVDWSQSRVIFISQAFTNYQREAINFKDLPIELWEVKRYENKTISYEQIRKADSQESIKTISKKDNAIDSVSKEIKVYSEEDLVSKASDEIKELYMQLKVAVLNFGDIDIKPTKHYIAFVGAKNIIDVQVQKKALKIWINMPIGSLDDPKEIARDMSNTGHLGNGDYEIQISSDNDFEYILSLIKQSVRKNGK; from the coding sequence GTGGCGCTGTTTAAAATTGATAAATCTTTAGAGTATATAAAAGAGAAGCCTTTTCGATTAGAGAAAGAGATTCAGGCATTAACAGAAGAGAATATTCAAATTGTATTTGGCTTGGAGCTTGTTAAATCAGAGTTTGCTCTTAATAACTTTAGGATTGATTCTCTCGCATTTGATAGAGATACAAAGTCTTTTGTAATTATTGAATACAAGAGAGATAAGAACTTTAGTGTTATTGATCAGGGTTATGCTTATCTATCTTTAATGTTGAATAATAAAGCAGATTTTATTTTAGAGTATAATGAGGGTTCGGAGCAGTCGTTAAATAGGAAAGATGTTGATTGGTCTCAATCAAGAGTTATATTTATATCCCAAGCTTTTACTAACTATCAAAGAGAAGCTATAAACTTTAAAGACTTACCTATAGAACTATGGGAAGTTAAAAGATATGAAAACAAAACCATTTCATATGAGCAGATTCGTAAAGCAGATTCACAAGAGAGTATAAAAACTATCTCTAAAAAGGACAATGCTATAGATAGTGTTAGTAAAGAAATCAAAGTTTACTCTGAAGAAGATCTTGTATCTAAAGCTTCTGATGAAATAAAAGAGCTTTATATGCAACTTAAGGTTGCTGTTCTAAACTTTGGAGATATCGATATTAAACCAACTAAGCATTATATTGCTTTTGTTGGAGCTAAAAATATTATTGATGTGCAAGTTCAGAAAAAAGCATTAAAGATATGGATAAATATGCCAATCGGGAGTTTGGATGATCCTAAGGAAATTGCTAGAGATATGTCAAATACAGGGCATTTAGGAAACGGGGATTACGAGATTCAAATAAGTTCTGATAATGATTTCGAGTATATTTTGAGTTTGATTAAACAGTCAGTAAGAAAAAACGGTAAATAG
- a CDS encoding glycerol-3-phosphate dehydrogenase/oxidase produces the protein MKKEYDIIIIGGGATGFGCAIEAVSRGYKTLLLEASDFGKGTSSKSTKLIHGGLRYLENFDFALVKEGLEERFSFLHNAPHLTHKQSYLIPTRSYFETIKYTIGVKLYEFLSGKYKIGKSYNLNKQQTLAELPNIEASKLKKSLVYYDGQFDDTRLLISLMKTFEAKGGEALNYHKVEKIYSSTNSKLDTVKVIDVLNSEHKEFTAKHIINATGTFSDKTISLANQQDTHKYVSVAQGTHIVFDRERFPTEHAILIPETEDGRVLFILPWHNHLIVGTTDIKKEAPSLEPRADKSEIDFILETFNQYAKDKATIADIKSVYCGQRPLVTPKKAKNSAKISRKHEIVESKDGLITVVGGKWTIFRRMGQDTLDYIETKKIAQKISKTSDELLIDAIEPKESYPLKVYGKNAEDIKVIQNELNNFELLSRSLPYYQAEVIYHVRHEKAKTIEDVLARRTRAAFLDIKASIDAAPKVAELMAKELGKDQAWQNQQIDSFIEFSKNFNVEELYI, from the coding sequence ATGAAAAAAGAATACGATATAATAATAATTGGTGGTGGAGCAACTGGTTTTGGTTGTGCTATTGAAGCAGTTTCTCGAGGTTACAAAACTTTACTTCTAGAAGCGAGTGATTTTGGTAAAGGAACCTCTTCGAAGTCAACAAAACTGATTCATGGCGGGTTAAGGTACTTAGAGAATTTTGACTTTGCCTTAGTTAAAGAAGGTCTAGAAGAGCGATTCTCTTTTTTACATAATGCGCCACATCTGACACATAAACAATCTTACCTTATTCCAACACGTAGCTATTTTGAGACTATCAAATATACTATAGGTGTTAAGCTCTATGAGTTTTTATCAGGTAAATACAAAATTGGCAAAAGTTATAATCTTAACAAACAGCAAACATTAGCAGAGTTACCAAATATAGAAGCATCAAAGCTTAAAAAAAGTCTTGTGTATTATGATGGTCAGTTTGATGATACTCGCCTTTTGATTTCTTTGATGAAAACTTTTGAGGCAAAGGGTGGCGAAGCACTTAATTACCATAAGGTTGAAAAAATATATAGTTCAACTAATTCAAAACTAGATACTGTTAAAGTTATTGATGTTCTAAACAGCGAACACAAAGAATTTACAGCTAAACACATAATTAATGCTACAGGTACATTTAGTGATAAAACTATAAGTTTAGCAAATCAGCAAGATACGCATAAGTATGTCTCTGTTGCGCAGGGAACACATATTGTTTTTGATAGAGAGAGGTTTCCAACAGAGCACGCAATCTTAATCCCAGAAACAGAAGATGGTAGGGTGTTATTTATCTTGCCTTGGCACAATCATCTAATAGTTGGTACTACTGATATCAAAAAAGAAGCACCGAGCCTTGAGCCGAGAGCTGATAAATCTGAGATTGATTTTATCTTAGAGACTTTTAATCAATATGCAAAAGACAAGGCAACTATTGCAGATATTAAGTCAGTTTACTGTGGTCAGCGTCCTTTGGTAACTCCAAAAAAAGCTAAAAATTCCGCAAAAATATCACGCAAGCATGAAATTGTAGAGTCAAAAGATGGTTTAATTACAGTTGTTGGAGGTAAGTGGACAATCTTTAGAAGAATGGGGCAAGATACTCTGGATTATATTGAAACTAAAAAGATTGCACAAAAAATATCTAAAACTTCTGATGAATTGCTTATTGATGCTATCGAACCTAAAGAAAGCTATCCACTAAAAGTTTATGGCAAAAATGCCGAAGATATCAAAGTTATTCAAAATGAGCTTAATAATTTTGAACTTTTATCTAGAAGTCTACCATACTATCAGGCAGAGGTTATATATCATGTACGACATGAAAAAGCCAAAACTATAGAGGATGTTCTTGCGCGTCGAACTAGAGCAGCATTTTTGGATATCAAAGCAAGTATTGATGCTGCACCAAAAGTAGCTGAGCTTATGGCAAAGGAGCTTGGTAAAGATCAAGCTTGGCAAAACCAGCAAATTGATAGTTTCATAGAATTTTCTAAAAACTTTAATGTTGAAGAGTTGTATATTTAG